GACTACGGCGGGGGACTGCCGGACCTCGACCGGCAGAACTTCACCTACGTTCTCGTCGATCTGCGCGGCTACGGCGAGGCGCGGGAGGCACCCGGCGCGTACACCACCACCGAGGGCGCGGCCGACATCCTCGCGCTCGCCGACCGGCTCGGCTGGGACTCGTTCTCGCTCATCGGCCACTCGATGGGCGGCGCGGTCGTCCAGCGCGTCCTGGCCGCCGCCCCGTACCGGGTGCGGCGGCTGGTCGGGATCTCGCCCGTACCCGCGAGCGGACTGAAGATGCCGCCCGAGCAGTGGGAGCTGTTCGCATCCGCCGCCGGGAAGCCGGAGAGCCGGCGCGCCATCATCGACTACACCACCGGCTCGGTGCGGCCGGCCGCCTGGCTGGACCGGATGGTCGACCGGTCGGTGGCCCGCAGCGATCCCGATGCCTTCCGCGCCTGGCTCGACTCCTGGGCGGGCGAGGACTTCCACGCCGAGGTGGCGGGCGCGCCGATTCCGGCACTGGCGGTGACCGGCGCGCTCGACCCGGCGATCAGCGCGGACTTCATGCGGCAGACCTGGCTGCGGTGTTACGCACGCGGTGAGCTCGCCGAGCTGGCGTGCGCGGGACACCACGCGATGGACGAGACCCCGCTCCAGCTCATCCGTACCGTCGAGGACTTCCTGCGGGAGGACCGTCGCGTATGACAATGCGGGCATGCTGAGGCCCGGTCAGACCGTGCCGCCAACCCCCGCTCGCCGGCAATCGTTTGTCAGGCCGAGGCGCGGTGGGAAGTGCGGACGGGCGGCAGGGGCGTCTGCGCCGCACGGGTCACATCGGCGACCTGCTCCACCACATCGGGGCCGTACGCCTGGGAGTTGACCACTTTCAGCAGCAGACAGAAGGACTTGTCGCCGTGCTTGCGGGCCAGCTTCTCGTGGTTGCGGGCGAGATAGCGGGAGGCCGCCTGATTGGTGATCGCGACCTGGCCGCAGAAGAGGAAGACGGGTCTGGCGTCCGGTCCGGCGGTGAGACGGGCCAGCACGACGTACTCGGCCGTCCCTTTCTCCAGCCGGTAGCGCTCACTGCCGATCTGGAAGGCCAGCCGGTCCGGGCCCGGCTCCAGGTCGGTGTTGATCTTGATGCCGGGCAGCATGGAGTGCAGATGGGCGGCCATCCGCCGGTTGGAGGTGGGGCCGCCGACGCAGTACTCCGTACGCTCGCCGAAACCCTGCTGCGCGGTGTCGTGGGAGACGATCTGGGCGTTCGCGCCGCAGTCCTTGATCAGAGCGGAGAGTTCGAGCAGCGCGAAGACGTCGTAGCGGTGCACGGCTCCGTCATTGCCCGCCTCCCTGTTGACCACGAGCAGCGACTCGGAATTCCTGGGCAGGCCGAGGAAGGCCTGCTTGCGGCGGAGTTTGCGCCGCCACAGGTAGGTACGGGCGAACCAGCCGAAGGTTGCACTGATGCCGGCGGCTATCACGCCGAGCACGATGTTGCGTACGTCGTCAGTCATGGGCGCGCATGTTAGCGGTGTTTGCGGACCATTGTTCGAGGCGGTCCTGACGGGGGAGTGGCGGTGAAGTTACAGTGCGCGGACATGCGTTGACTGGAGGTACGGATGCGTCGCTCCGCCGCACGTAATGTGTCGGTTTTCGCCGTTGCCGCGGCCGTGGTGTCGATCGGTGCGGCCGCACCGCCGAGCCACTCCCCGCCCGTGGGAACGCCCGCGAACACACCCGTCAAGTCGCCGGTGGCGGCCGGCTACGGCGGCGCGATCGCGAGCGTCGACCCGGATGCGTCGGCCGCCGGGATCGAGGTGCTGCGGCGCGGCGGCAACGCCGTGGACGCGGCGGTGGCGACCGCCGCCGCACTCGGCGTCACCGAGCCGTACTCCGCGGGCATCGGTGGTGGCGGCTACTTCGTCTACTACGACGCCAGGTCCCGCAAGGTCCACACCATCGACGGCCGCGAGACCGCGCCCGGCTCGGCCGACGCCTCGCTCTTCGTCGAGAACGGCAAGCCCATCCCGTTCGAGGAGGGGATGACGAGCGGTCTCGGCGTCGGTACGCCGGGCACCCCGGCCACCTGGGACACCGCACTGGACGCCTGGGGCACCAGACCGCTGCGGCAGCTGCTGCAGCCGGCCGAGCGGCTGGCGAAGGACGGCTTCACCGTCGACGCCACCTTCCGCTCGCAGACCGAGGCCAACCAGGCACGCTTCGCGGACTTCCCCGACACGGCCGAGCTGTTCCTGCCGGGCGGGCAGCTGCCGGTGGTCGGCTCGGTCTTCAAGAACCCCGATCTGGCGCGTACGTACAAGGAGCTGGGGAGCAAGGGCGTCGGCACGCTCTACCGCGGCGAGCTGGCCCGCGACATCGTCCGTACGGTGCGCAAGCCCCCGGTCGCCGCGGGCGCGACGCGGGTCGTGCGGCCCGGCGATCTGACGACGAATGACCTGCGGTCGTACGAGACGGAGTGGCGGGCCCCGACGAGGGCCGGCTACCGCGGTCTTGACGTGTACGGCATGGCGCCGTCCTCGTCGGGCGGTACGACCGTGGGCGAGGCGCTCAACATCCTGGAGCGGACCGACCTTTCGCAGGCCACGCAGGCGCAGTATCTGCACCGCTTCATCGAGGCGAGCCGGATCGCGTTCGCGGACCGGGGGAGGTGGGTCGGCGACCCGGCCTTCGAGGACGTACCGACGAAGGGGCTGCTGTCGCAGCGCTTCGCCGACTCGCGGGAGTGCCTGATCAAGGACAACGCGGTGCTCACCAGCCCGCTGGCGCCGGGCGACCCTGGCCACCCCGCGGCGTGCAGCGCTTCGGGCACGGCCGCCCCCACCACGTACGAGGGCGAGAACACCACCCACCTGACCGCCGCCGACAAGTGGGGCAATGTCGTCGCGTACACCCTGACGATCGAGTCGACCGGCGGCAGCGGCATCACCGTGCCGGGCCGCGGCTTCCTGCTCAACAACGAGCTGACGGACTTCTCCTTCGCCCCGGCGAACCCGGCCGTCCACGACCCGAATCTGCCGGGTCCGGGCAGCCGCCCGCGTTCGTCCATGTCGCCGACGATCGTGCTCGACCACGGCCGTCCGGTCCTGGCCTTGGGCTCCCCGGGCGGCGCGACGATCATCACCACGGTGCTCCGGACCCTGACGGGCCACCTCGACCGGGGCCTGCCGCTGGTCGACGCCATCGCGGCACCACGTGCCAGTCAGCGCAACCAGGCGACGACGGAGCTGGAGCCGGCGCTGTGGAACAGTCCGCTGCGCGCCGAGCTGGAGGCGATCGGCCACGCCTTCCGGCAGAACCCGGAGATCGGCGCGGCGACGGGCATCCAGCGGCTGCCCGACGGGCGGTGGCTGGCGGCCGCCGAGAAGGTACGCAGGGGCGGCGGATCCGCGATGGTCGTCCACCCGAGCGGTAACCCGTCCGGCGGCTGACCGGACGCGCCGGGCCGGGGAACGGGTAGGGAGCCTTTCGGCACTTTCGGACAGAAAGGCTCCCTGTGCGCATTCGACATACCGTTCTCGCCGCGGCCGCCGGTTCCGCGCTGCTCGCGGCCGCCGTGCTGCCTGCGGCTGCCGTGCCCCAGGCCCACGCCGTCGGGAAGAGCCCGGCCGACTTGGAGGGTCCGGTCGACCTGGAGGGCCCGGCCGACTTGGAGGGTCCGGTCGACCTGGAGGGCCCGGCCGACCTGGAGAGCCTGGCCGACGTGGAGAGCTCGGCCGACGTGGAGGGCTCGGCCGGCCGGGAGGGCTCGGTCGACGTGGAGAGCTCGGCCGACGTGGAGAGCTCGGTCGGCGCCGCCGCCCTGCTCGCCAAGGTGATGGGCTGCACGCAGATCTCGATGGGCCGATACCGGAAGGACGCGGGCGCGTCCGCGACCGTACGGGTCTGCCAGAAGAGGGGGGCGGTGTTCTTCAAGGCCGACATGGACATCGACTGCGACGGCAAACGCACCTCGAAGTGCAACTCCACGACCGACCCGTGGTTCCAGAGCTCGACCGCCTTCCAGCAGTCCGACGGCACGCAGCTGGATGCCGAGAAGCTGCCGTTCATCGTGGTGCCGACGGCCAGTGCCATCTGGAACTACCGGTCGTCCGGCGTCATGGGAGGGACGGTCGCCGCCGTCATCTACAAGGACCGCGTGCAGTACGCGGTCGTGGGTGACACGGGCCCCAGCGGGATCATCGGCGAGGCCTCCTACGCCACTGCGAAGGCCCTCGGCATCACCCCCGACCCGAGGGTCGGGGGTGTCGCGTCGGGAGTCACGTACATCCTGTTCACGAACTCGCGGGTGTCGCCGATCGAGAGCCACAGTGGCGCAGTGACCCTTGGCGAAGCCCTGGCCGAGAAGTTCCTGCAGGACAACTAGAGCGCCCCGGAGAAGGCCTAGAGCGCGGTGAGGATACGCGGGCCGTCGTCCGTGATGGCCACCGTGTGCTCCGCGTGGGACGCGCGGCTGCCGTCGGCGGTACGGATCGTCCAGCCGTCGCGCGCCGTGTAGTGGTCGTCGGTGCCGCTGCCGATCACCATGGGCTCGATCGCGAGCACCATGCCGTGCCGCAGCGGCATGCCCCGGCCCGGGCGTCCCTCGTTGGGTACACCCGGGTCCTCGTGCATGCTGCGGCCCACGCCGTGGCCGCCGAAGCCGTCCGGGATGCCGTATCCCGCCGTCCGGCAGACCCGGCCGATGGCGTGCGCGATGTCGCCGATGCGGTTGCCGACGACGGCCGCCGAGATGCCCGCCTCGAGCGCCTCTTCGGCCGTACGGATCAGCGTTACGTCCGCGGGGCGGGCGCGGCCGACGGTGAAACTGACGGCCGCGTCGCCGACCCAGCCGCCCTGGATCGCGCCGCAGTCGACGCTCACCAGGTCGCCGTCGTGCAGCCGGTAGTCGTCGGGGATGCCGTGCACGATCGCGTCGTTGACGGAGGTGCAGATGACGGCGGGGAAGGGGGTCGGAGCCCAGTTCGGGCGGTAGTCGAGGAAGGGTGAGCCTGCGCCGGCCTCGTCGAGGACCGCGCGGGCGGCCCGGTCGAGCTCGCGGAGGGTGACTCCGACGGCAGCGGTCTCGCGGACCGCGGTGAGCGCCTGGGCCACGATCCGGCCCGCCTCGCGCATCGCCTCGATCGATGTGTCTGTTTTGATCTCCACCATGCCAATTACTATACCGGTTCTACCGGTATTAGAATCCCGGCATTAGAATACCGTCATGGTGCGCACCCCTCTCACTCCCGAAGAACGCGAACGCGGCGAACGGCTCGGCCGGCTGCTGCGCCGAGCGCGCGGCGACCGCAGCATGGTGGAGGTGGCCGCGGCCGCCGGTCTCTCCCCCGAGACGCTGCGCAAGATCGAGACGGGCCGTGCCCCGACGCCCGCCTTCTTCACCGTCGCGGCGCTCGCCGCGGCCCTCGGGCTGTCCATGGACGAGCTGGTGGTCCGCTGTGCGCTGGTGCCCGCGGCCTGACCACTTCCCGCCGGACGGGTCCGGTCGGCCACCGCCGGCGGGATGCGCTCGGATTCCTCTGCGGCGTAGTCTCGCGCCGTGACCGCGACACTCCAGGACTTCGCCAGGGCCAGATACGTCAGCGTGACCACCTTCCGCAAGAACGGGACGGGCGTCGCCACGCCCGTCTGGTTCGCGGTGGACGGCGGTGAGCTGTTCGTCTGGAGCCGCTCCGACTCCTGGAAGATCAAGCGACTGCGCAACGACAGCCGCGTCGTCATCACGGTCTGCGACGCACGCGGCCGTATCGCGGAGGGCGCCCCGAGCGCGGAGGGTACGGCCCGGCTGGTGGAGGGGGCCGACGCGATGAGCGCGATCCGCAGACTCCTGGCCCGCAAGTACACCTGGCAGTTCTGGCTGGTCGACCTGCCCGCGACGATCGTCCGCCGCGGCAAGCGGCCGCACACGGGCATCGCCGTGACGATCTGAAAACTCCGCGTAGCAGCCCCGTAACACGCCTGGGGTCGAATGCCTCCGGACTCGACGGTTCCAGTGGGCAGGGCAGGGGCGGCGATGGCGGTGTATCAACTTCCGGTAGAGACCGGGGTGTTCGCGCGGTACCTGAAGGGGCTGACCGCGCTGCTCGACCCGGGCGACGGCTGGTACGCGATCTTCTGGCAGCGTGATCCGGACGGCATGCGGGCCTGCCTGGACGGCGCCGAGATCCCGCCGTGGGACGTGGTGGAGTCGCTGCTCCAGGACCTCGCGTCGGCGCGCGGGGCGGAGTTCGCGGGGCCGGAGTCCCCTCGCGCGAGACAACTCCACACGGCGGCGGCCGCGGCCCACGACCGACTTCCGGGCGGCCGCGAGGCGTTGGAGGAGCGGCTGGAGCTGATGCGCCGCGAGCAGGTGTACGCCACGGGCCGCGCGGAGGAGCTGGTGCGCCGCCGTCTCGCGGAGCCGGGGAGCACACCCGAGGCGGAGCAACTGGCCAACGAACTGGCCTGGACCCGCGACGACCACGCGAGGGCGACCGCCCGGGTGCTGGAGTTGCGGAGCCGCCTCGCGGCGGTGGCCGACGGCCGGGGGCACGTCTCGGCGTCGCTGACGGGCGAACCCGCGCACCAGGCCGGTGGACCGGGTGACGAGCCGGAGCACACCCGGGAGGACGACGACTGGTCGGGGTTCGCCGGGCGGTACCAAGGGTCCGCGCCAGAGGCGCCGGCCGCCGTCCCGGACAGCGGGGACGGCCTCGAGGAACGGCAGGGTCCGGCCCCGGCCTACGGTGACGCCACTCGTCGGCCGTCCGCGGTGCCCGACGACTGGTTCCGGCCGGATCCCACCGCCGACAGCGCCCCGGAGGCGCCCGGTCGACCCGGTGCCCAGGCATCCGGCACCCCGCCCGCCGCCCGGGTCGTCAAGAACAAGAAGCGGCGGCCCCGTGGCGGCGCCCGCTTCGCCGGGGTCGAGGGCGCCGGGGAAGAGATCGCCGCCGTCCCCGTACTGCCCGTCGCCGACGACGCCCCCCGCGGAGCCCGCTACGGCGGCGCCCCCGCAGCGGCCCACGAAACGCCCGCCGCCCCCACCGTCCCTGACGGGGCACGCCGGGCCGCCCGCGAGACCGTCGCCGCGCTCGGGCGCCTCCGCGCCCAGGGCCGGAGCGGTGAGGCGCACGCCGTGCTCTGCGAGGCCGCCACCCGGCCCGCCCCCTGGCTGCCCGTACTCGCCGCCGAACTGCACCGCGCCGGCCTCGGCGCCGACTGGGCCACCCTCCTGTGGGAGACCGCCTCGCAGCCCGCCTCAAGGTTCGCGGCGGCGGCCGGAGCCCTCGCCGCCGCCGGCCGCACCGAGGACAGCGGGCAGCTGCTCCGCCAGGGCGTCGCCCGCCCCGCCGACGACATCGCCGCGGCCGTTCTCGCTCTCGAGGACGAGGGCCGGGACCCGGAGGCGCAGGCTTTACTGGCCGCGTTCGTACAGGTGCACACGCCCGAGGACAGCGCCAGAATCGCCGAGCGGGACCCCCGCCGCCTCATACCGCAGCTGCTCGGCGCGGCCCGCGCCCTCTCCGCCGCGCACGAGCGCGATCTCGTCCACGCGCTGCGCGTAGCGGGTCATCTCGGCGCCTGAGGCCGTTCGATGTGGACCGCTCGGGTGTGAAACATGATCGACTCTGCGGGTTAACGACGATGGTCTTGCCCCCGTGTGTGACGGGGCTTACGTTCTCCTCCTACGCAC
The Streptomyces lunaelactis genome window above contains:
- a CDS encoding alpha/beta fold hydrolase — translated: MAPFLLPHSLHGSGPHRIIAVHGWLADRTDYGGGLPDLDRQNFTYVLVDLRGYGEAREAPGAYTTTEGAADILALADRLGWDSFSLIGHSMGGAVVQRVLAAAPYRVRRLVGISPVPASGLKMPPEQWELFASAAGKPESRRAIIDYTTGSVRPAAWLDRMVDRSVARSDPDAFRAWLDSWAGEDFHAEVAGAPIPALAVTGALDPAISADFMRQTWLRCYARGELAELACAGHHAMDETPLQLIRTVEDFLREDRRV
- the ggt gene encoding gamma-glutamyltransferase; its protein translation is MRRSAARNVSVFAVAAAVVSIGAAAPPSHSPPVGTPANTPVKSPVAAGYGGAIASVDPDASAAGIEVLRRGGNAVDAAVATAAALGVTEPYSAGIGGGGYFVYYDARSRKVHTIDGRETAPGSADASLFVENGKPIPFEEGMTSGLGVGTPGTPATWDTALDAWGTRPLRQLLQPAERLAKDGFTVDATFRSQTEANQARFADFPDTAELFLPGGQLPVVGSVFKNPDLARTYKELGSKGVGTLYRGELARDIVRTVRKPPVAAGATRVVRPGDLTTNDLRSYETEWRAPTRAGYRGLDVYGMAPSSSGGTTVGEALNILERTDLSQATQAQYLHRFIEASRIAFADRGRWVGDPAFEDVPTKGLLSQRFADSRECLIKDNAVLTSPLAPGDPGHPAACSASGTAAPTTYEGENTTHLTAADKWGNVVAYTLTIESTGGSGITVPGRGFLLNNELTDFSFAPANPAVHDPNLPGPGSRPRSSMSPTIVLDHGRPVLALGSPGGATIITTVLRTLTGHLDRGLPLVDAIAAPRASQRNQATTELEPALWNSPLRAELEAIGHAFRQNPEIGAATGIQRLPDGRWLAAAEKVRRGGGSAMVVHPSGNPSGG
- a CDS encoding glycoside hydrolase family 75 protein, with the translated sequence MEGSAGREGSVDVESSADVESSVGAAALLAKVMGCTQISMGRYRKDAGASATVRVCQKRGAVFFKADMDIDCDGKRTSKCNSTTDPWFQSSTAFQQSDGTQLDAEKLPFIVVPTASAIWNYRSSGVMGGTVAAVIYKDRVQYAVVGDTGPSGIIGEASYATAKALGITPDPRVGGVASGVTYILFTNSRVSPIESHSGAVTLGEALAEKFLQDN
- the map gene encoding type I methionyl aminopeptidase, whose translation is MVEIKTDTSIEAMREAGRIVAQALTAVRETAAVGVTLRELDRAARAVLDEAGAGSPFLDYRPNWAPTPFPAVICTSVNDAIVHGIPDDYRLHDGDLVSVDCGAIQGGWVGDAAVSFTVGRARPADVTLIRTAEEALEAGISAAVVGNRIGDIAHAIGRVCRTAGYGIPDGFGGHGVGRSMHEDPGVPNEGRPGRGMPLRHGMVLAIEPMVIGSGTDDHYTARDGWTIRTADGSRASHAEHTVAITDDGPRILTAL
- a CDS encoding helix-turn-helix domain-containing protein, yielding MVRTPLTPEERERGERLGRLLRRARGDRSMVEVAAAAGLSPETLRKIETGRAPTPAFFTVAALAAALGLSMDELVVRCALVPAA
- a CDS encoding PPOX class F420-dependent oxidoreductase codes for the protein MTATLQDFARARYVSVTTFRKNGTGVATPVWFAVDGGELFVWSRSDSWKIKRLRNDSRVVITVCDARGRIAEGAPSAEGTARLVEGADAMSAIRRLLARKYTWQFWLVDLPATIVRRGKRPHTGIAVTI